The genome window CATACAACTCTTCACGGTCACAAATGCCATTGCAAAATGCTTTGACCAAGAAAAAGGAGGACGCTATTTCTTTTATTATAGTTTGGTAAGTCCACAAGCACTCATCTTGTCAAAGATCATTTATAATGCATTCTTAAGTTCCATCATTGCATTGGTTGGTTTTGTACTTTACTCATTTGTGATGGATAACCCTGTGCAGGATCTGACACTCTTTAGCTTTGTATTACTACTAGGGGCCATTGGCTTTTCAACAAGTTTAACTTTGATTGCTGGTATTGCATCAAAAGCCAGTAACAGCAGTAGTTTAATGGCTGTACTCGGATTCCCTGTAATTCTCCCAATGATCTTATTATTGGTAAAAGCCTCAAAAAATGCCATTGATGGTTTGGCTTGGAGTGCGAGTCAAGATGAAGTAGTCACGCTAATTGGGGTTGATTTTATAGTAGTAGCCATATCAATACTACTTTTTCCCTACTTATGGAGAAGTTAATAGGCTACAAAAAATAACTATTCTCCCTTTGATTTGTTAAATTTATGTCGATTAATAAATAGTTCCCAATTTGAGGGAAGTTACAGCACTTTGTTTTTATAATCTTCTGATAATGATAAAAAAAGGTTGGAAACTACTTACAGTCTTTATTCTTCTGTATGTAGTGGTTGGAGGACTAATTTTTGAAGTCCCTAGATTGAATATTCTAAACGAAACAATTAGGAACTTATTTTTCCATGTTCCAATGTGGTTTGGAATGGTCATTCTATTGCTTGTAGGAGTAATCCATTCAATTAAATACCTCAGACATCAACGTCCTGAAAATGATATTAAAGCCGTTGAGTTTGTAAACGCTGGAGTTTTCTTTGGTATTCTAGGATTACTTACTGGAATGATTTGGGCAAATTATACTTGGGGAACACCATGGACAGGTGATCCAAAATTGAACTCTACAGCTATCGGTATGATGATTTATTTCGCATATCTTTTACTTAGAGGGGCTTTCCAAGACGAAAACCGAAGAGCTAGAATCAGTGCGATTTATAATATCTTTGCCTTTGTCAATTTCCTTGTTCTCATCTTTGTTTTACCAAGATTGACCGATTCTCTTCACCCAGGAAATGGTGGAAACCCAGGCTTTAACGCCTACGAACTTGACGTATCTTTACGTAAAGTATTTTATCCTGCTGTTATTGGTTGGACTTTATTAGGGGTTTGGATGGCCAATGCTCGTATTCGCCTACGCCTACTAGAATTAAAACTATTGGAGAACTCAAGCAATTAATCTGAAGTCATGAAAAAATTACTAATTATATTACAATTCGTTTTTACCTTTTTAGTTACATTACCTGTATTTTCGCAAGATAAAATTGCGATTACTGAAGAAGATTATTCCAACCAATCTGTTGAAATGGCCGATCAAATGCGTGACAACGGAAAAATCTATGTGGTTGTAGCTGTTGTAGCAACTATTTTGGGAGGAATGTTTGTCTATCTTTATGCAATCGACAAAAAAGTTGCAAAGTTAGAAGAAATGGTGAACGAACAAGAGGCTTAATATCATGAAAAAATTACACATATTTTTCTTAGCAATTATTGCTATTGGTATCGGATTGATTGTTTCGACAGCGGGAAATGCAAGTCAGTATGTAACATTCTCGAAAGCAGAAGCACTTGCTGCCGATGGTGACAATGCAAAAATTCACGTAATTGGAGAACTTACAAAAGAAGGTGGAGTTGTTACAGGAATTGAGTACAACCCAGCAAAAGATCCTAACTTCTTGGCATTTATGCTGGAAGATGAAGATAAGATTGTAAGAAGAGTGGTATGTTACAACCCTCCTCCATCAATGAGAGATTTTGAAAAATCAGAGAAAGTAGTTGTTATCGGACGAGCTGGAGATAAAGGTGATTTTGTTGCTAGCGAAATTCTGATGAAATGTCCTTCTAAATATGAAGAGAAACAACTATAATTTATTTCTCTAACAATATAAAAAGCGGAACTTAGGCCAAAACCTATGTTCCGCTTTTTTATTTACCTATACACTATTCGCACAAAAAAAATCCTCAGCTATTGCCGAGGATTTATAAGTAAGTGATAAGGGAAAATGAATATATATGCTTATTTAGGTAATTTGTTCGTAAAGTATACTTTGTTAGAAATCACATCTAGAGGTGAGATTGCTGAAAGGTCAGTATAGATTAGAGAGTTTCCTTCAAACTCGAATACCAATTCTACAGACTCATTTACATCTCTTGGCTCTTTGATACCTTTGAAGTCAGCGATAACTTGCTCACCTGCTCTTTCCCAAGTACCAAAAGCGATTCCGTTTCTTTCGTCATCAAAATTGGCAGTTACACTACCATCAGCATTAAATCTTAATTCAACTTTTGCCTCCTCTTCAGCTGGTGAAACTTCTAGTTCTGTTTGAACCCAAAGTCCTACTACTGGATCTGGTCCTACTTCGTCATTGTCGTCTTTGTCACATGAAGAAAATGCTACCAATGCTGAAAGTGCGATGATTAATTTGAATACCTTTTTCATATCTCTTAGTTTATTTGATTATTAAAGTTTTTTACTTGCTTTCGATATATAAGAGGGCATTCTGTTGAAAAAGGTTGGAGCGTTTTTTTAGACTTAACTTATTTTACCATTGAAACACTTATTTTAAAAATATCTATAATTCAGTCATTTATGTAAATATTCACAAACTAAAGAGAGGTAGCAAACTGTATCAAACTAAACTTAAAGAGCATTTTACTTTAAAAATCAAAAGAGCGAATTGCGATGCGAATATTTTAAAGTTAAATTGAAGATAGAGCTATTAAAGCTTCAGATCACTTTTACATTTTATACATATAAAGCCTATT of Sediminitomix flava contains these proteins:
- a CDS encoding heme exporter protein CcmB, with translation MNHLLKEVRVLVQKEMTLEWRDRSSLNGILLYTFSTVFVCYLSFNQQKVHLHQITWNTLFWIIQLFTVTNAIAKCFDQEKGGRYFFYYSLVSPQALILSKIIYNAFLSSIIALVGFVLYSFVMDNPVQDLTLFSFVLLLGAIGFSTSLTLIAGIASKASNSSSLMAVLGFPVILPMILLLVKASKNAIDGLAWSASQDEVVTLIGVDFIVVAISILLFPYLWRS
- the ccsA gene encoding cytochrome c biogenesis protein encodes the protein MIKKGWKLLTVFILLYVVVGGLIFEVPRLNILNETIRNLFFHVPMWFGMVILLLVGVIHSIKYLRHQRPENDIKAVEFVNAGVFFGILGLLTGMIWANYTWGTPWTGDPKLNSTAIGMMIYFAYLLLRGAFQDENRRARISAIYNIFAFVNFLVLIFVLPRLTDSLHPGNGGNPGFNAYELDVSLRKVFYPAVIGWTLLGVWMANARIRLRLLELKLLENSSN
- a CDS encoding CcmD family protein, producing MKKLLIILQFVFTFLVTLPVFSQDKIAITEEDYSNQSVEMADQMRDNGKIYVVVAVVATILGGMFVYLYAIDKKVAKLEEMVNEQEA
- a CDS encoding cytochrome c maturation protein CcmE domain-containing protein; protein product: MKKLHIFFLAIIAIGIGLIVSTAGNASQYVTFSKAEALAADGDNAKIHVIGELTKEGGVVTGIEYNPAKDPNFLAFMLEDEDKIVRRVVCYNPPPSMRDFEKSEKVVVIGRAGDKGDFVASEILMKCPSKYEEKQL